A single window of Halotalea alkalilenta DNA harbors:
- a CDS encoding amino acid permease yields the protein MSSTVRPTELQGQLKTRQVTMISIAGIIGAGLFIGSAKAIATAGPAVLISYAFTGLLVLLVMRMLGEMAVAQPDSGSFSTYADRAIGKWAGFTIGWLYWWFWVLVIPVEAIAGGAIINSWLPSLPVWLVSLAIVVVLTLTNLLSVKGFGEFEFWFALVKVVAIIAFIALGLAAVFGLLPVPEVGGVERLVSNGGFAPNGMGAIVGGVLITAFSFFGAEIVTIAAAESRDPQRQITRATNLVVWRIAIFYLLSIFLVVSLVDWNDPRLVEVGTFQRALEVLEIPAAKLIVDLVVLVAVTSCMNSGLYTASRMLFSLGRRGDAPSAVTRLSLQGVPRVAVLTSTLIGILACLANFLFPGQVFDTLLATTGAVALLVYLVISVSQIRLRRTLEAKGERPELRMWLFPGLSYLTVAALVLVLGYMAWAPAFRAEAVMTAAVGALVLAAGLINSGRRERLERASNSHRVGVENR from the coding sequence ATGTCTTCAACCGTTCGACCAACCGAGCTGCAGGGACAGCTCAAGACCCGTCAAGTGACGATGATTTCGATCGCTGGAATCATCGGTGCCGGGCTTTTCATCGGTTCCGCCAAGGCGATCGCCACGGCCGGCCCCGCCGTGCTGATCTCCTATGCCTTCACCGGCCTGCTGGTGCTGCTGGTCATGCGGATGCTCGGTGAGATGGCGGTCGCCCAGCCTGACTCCGGTTCGTTCTCGACCTACGCCGATCGCGCGATCGGCAAATGGGCGGGCTTCACCATCGGCTGGCTCTATTGGTGGTTCTGGGTACTGGTGATTCCCGTGGAGGCGATCGCGGGCGGCGCGATCATCAATAGCTGGCTGCCTTCGCTGCCGGTCTGGCTGGTATCGCTTGCGATCGTCGTGGTACTGACCTTGACCAACCTGCTCAGCGTCAAGGGATTCGGTGAGTTCGAGTTCTGGTTCGCCCTGGTCAAGGTAGTGGCGATCATCGCCTTCATCGCGCTGGGACTCGCCGCGGTGTTCGGCCTGCTGCCGGTGCCCGAGGTCGGCGGCGTCGAACGGCTGGTCTCCAACGGCGGCTTCGCGCCCAACGGTATGGGTGCGATCGTCGGCGGTGTGTTGATCACCGCGTTTTCTTTCTTCGGCGCCGAGATCGTCACCATCGCTGCGGCCGAGTCGCGGGATCCGCAGCGCCAGATCACTCGTGCGACCAACCTGGTGGTGTGGCGCATCGCGATCTTCTATCTGCTGTCGATCTTCCTGGTGGTTTCCCTGGTCGATTGGAACGACCCGCGCCTGGTCGAGGTCGGCACCTTCCAGCGTGCGCTCGAGGTGCTCGAGATACCCGCAGCCAAGCTGATCGTCGACCTGGTGGTGCTGGTCGCGGTGACCAGCTGCATGAATTCGGGGCTCTACACCGCCTCGAGGATGCTGTTCTCGCTTGGCCGGCGCGGCGACGCACCGTCGGCGGTCACCCGGCTCTCGCTCCAGGGCGTGCCCAGGGTGGCGGTACTCACCTCCACGCTGATCGGCATACTTGCTTGCCTTGCCAACTTCCTGTTTCCCGGCCAAGTGTTCGATACCCTCTTGGCGACCACCGGCGCGGTGGCGCTGCTGGTGTATCTGGTGATCTCGGTGTCACAGATTCGCCTGCGCCGCACCCTCGAGGCCAAGGGCGAACGGCCCGAACTTCGGATGTGGCTGTTCCCCGGCTTGAGCTATCTGACCGTTGCCGCGCTCGTGCTGGTGCTCGGCTACATGGCCTGGGCGCCGGCGTTTCGCGCCGAGGCGGTGATGACCGCGGCGGTCGGCGCCCTGGTACTGGCCGCTGGGTTGATCAACTCAGGGCGGCGCGAGCGTCTCGAGCGCGCATCCAACAGCCATCGTGTCGGGGTCGAGAACCGCTGA
- the ahpC gene encoding alkyl hydroperoxide reductase subunit C codes for MSLLNTEIKPFSATAYHQGEFVPVSEETLKGKWSVVFFYPADFTFVCPTELGDVADIYDEFTKLGVEIYSVSTDTHFTHKAWHDTSETISKLQFPMIGDPTGRISHNFDVLIEEDGLAERGTFLIDPEGKIKLVEISDGGVGRDASELLRKVKAAQYVAAHPGEVCPAKWKEGEATLSPSLDLVGKI; via the coding sequence ATGTCGCTTCTCAATACCGAAATCAAGCCCTTCAGCGCCACCGCCTATCATCAGGGCGAATTCGTTCCGGTCTCCGAAGAGACCCTCAAAGGCAAGTGGTCAGTCGTGTTCTTCTATCCGGCCGACTTCACCTTCGTCTGCCCGACCGAGCTGGGCGACGTGGCCGATATCTACGACGAGTTCACCAAACTGGGCGTCGAGATCTACAGCGTTTCCACCGACACCCACTTCACTCACAAAGCCTGGCACGACACTTCCGAAACCATCAGCAAGCTGCAGTTCCCGATGATCGGCGACCCGACCGGGCGCATCTCGCACAACTTCGACGTGCTGATCGAGGAAGACGGCCTGGCCGAGCGTGGCACCTTCCTGATCGATCCGGAAGGCAAGATCAAGCTGGTCGAGATCAGCGACGGCGGCGTCGGCCGCGATGCCAGCGAACTGCTGCGCAAGGTCAAGGCTGCCCAGTACGTTGCCGCCCACCCCGGCGAAGTCTGCCCGGCCAAGTGGAAAGAAGGCGAAGCGACCCTGTCGCCCTCGCTGGACCTCGTCGGCAAGATCTGA
- a CDS encoding OmpP1/FadL family transporter, whose translation MNTRSKSIVATFTVLAAGGLPAAALAGGWQLNEQSVSAQGAGFAGRSSNVQDASIVHGNPAGISFLDRAQLSVGGTYLDVKTKVRDSNGYLSSPLAPNQRIPTDGTSSGDMVPGTLVPFGFFAMPLDERWGFGFGVYSPFGAVTDYGHDFQGRYFGDYTSVRVITAQPTISYKFNDRFSVGLGITYNRVDGELRSFTPDISALATGSGRGEGRVNVRGDDEAWGYNLGMMYRPSDATTLGLAYRSKVSYHLDGRVHYTNVAGQGTPSADNPLAVGTTRRGGSLALTTPETIDLSVTHKIDDRWTVMAGAAWVRWSQFREIHVRPEGSAALFEQQDYNNAWQFALGGSYQLAPQWVLRAGLSYDRTPTQDRHRSVRIPTDDRYIASIGAGWTPTPDLTLDFAYSYLQEISSDVDQQRSYGGGLVDANYSARYRNKAHGFGAQLSYRF comes from the coding sequence ATGAACACACGATCGAAAAGCATCGTCGCCACCTTTACCGTCCTGGCAGCGGGAGGACTTCCGGCTGCGGCGCTGGCCGGTGGATGGCAGCTCAACGAGCAAAGCGTCAGCGCCCAGGGGGCCGGCTTCGCAGGGCGCAGCTCGAACGTACAGGATGCGTCCATCGTCCATGGCAACCCGGCGGGGATCTCGTTTCTCGATCGTGCACAGCTGTCGGTCGGTGGTACCTATCTCGACGTCAAGACCAAGGTACGAGATTCGAACGGATACCTGAGCAGCCCGCTGGCGCCAAACCAGCGAATTCCCACCGACGGCACCTCGAGTGGCGATATGGTACCGGGCACTTTGGTGCCTTTTGGCTTCTTCGCCATGCCACTCGATGAACGATGGGGCTTCGGCTTTGGTGTCTACTCCCCCTTCGGCGCGGTCACCGACTATGGCCACGATTTCCAAGGTCGATATTTCGGCGACTACACTTCGGTCAGAGTGATCACCGCGCAACCGACGATTTCGTATAAATTCAATGATCGGTTCTCGGTGGGCCTGGGGATTACCTACAACCGGGTCGACGGTGAGCTGCGTAGCTTCACTCCAGACATTTCAGCACTGGCCACAGGATCGGGCCGCGGTGAGGGACGGGTCAACGTCAGGGGAGACGACGAAGCCTGGGGTTACAACCTCGGCATGATGTACCGGCCGAGCGACGCCACCACCTTGGGCCTGGCCTATCGCTCCAAGGTTTCCTATCACCTGGATGGGCGGGTCCACTACACCAACGTCGCCGGCCAAGGCACGCCCTCCGCCGATAATCCATTGGCGGTCGGTACTACCCGTCGCGGCGGCAGTCTCGCGCTGACCACTCCTGAAACCATCGACCTGTCGGTGACCCACAAAATCGACGATCGCTGGACGGTGATGGCAGGCGCGGCCTGGGTGCGCTGGAGCCAGTTCAGGGAGATCCACGTGCGCCCGGAGGGCTCGGCGGCGCTGTTCGAACAGCAGGACTACAACAACGCCTGGCAGTTCGCCCTCGGCGGTTCCTACCAGCTCGCCCCGCAATGGGTGCTGCGTGCAGGACTCTCCTATGACAGGACGCCGACCCAGGACCGCCATCGCAGCGTGCGCATTCCCACCGACGACAGGTACATCGCCTCGATCGGCGCGGGCTGGACGCCGACCCCGGACTTGACCCTCGACTTCGCCTACTCCTATCTCCAGGAGATCTCCTCCGATGTCGACCAGCAGCGCAGCTATGGCGGCGGACTGGTCGACGCGAACTACTCGGCCCGGTATCGGAACAAGGCTCATGGCTTCGGCGCGCAGCTGAGCTATCGGTTCTAA
- a CDS encoding gamma-glutamylcyclotransferase: protein MIEASGSSPAFATTSLVRAASMPCYPPRLAASRRYDDVELAASITATLRQRREGEIWLFAYGSLIWRPEGPALERQRARVHGYHRGLNLWSRIHRGTPEHPGLVLGLDRGGSCLGVAYRLPSEGLESQLMALWRREMPDDSYRPAWLGCRLADGRRIEALGFVLERERPNYAGQQPDTVIRQVFDHARGHCGSSRDYLANTLTALRARAMPDHRLEATFARCAR from the coding sequence ATGATCGAAGCCTCCGGTTCTTCCCCTGCTTTCGCCACCACCTCCCTGGTGCGTGCGGCTTCGATGCCCTGCTACCCGCCGAGGCTCGCCGCCTCCAGGCGCTATGACGATGTCGAGCTGGCAGCCTCCATCACCGCCACCCTCAGGCAGCGTCGCGAAGGCGAGATCTGGCTGTTCGCCTATGGCTCGCTGATCTGGCGTCCCGAGGGACCAGCGCTCGAGCGTCAGCGCGCCCGCGTCCATGGCTATCACCGAGGTCTCAACCTGTGGTCGCGCATCCATCGCGGTACCCCCGAGCACCCCGGGCTGGTGTTGGGTCTCGATCGCGGTGGCAGCTGCCTGGGCGTCGCCTACAGGCTGCCGAGCGAAGGGCTCGAGTCCCAACTGATGGCGCTTTGGCGGCGGGAAATGCCGGATGACTCCTACCGGCCGGCCTGGCTCGGCTGCAGGCTCGCCGACGGGCGCAGGATCGAGGCGCTCGGTTTCGTCCTCGAGCGTGAGCGGCCCAACTACGCAGGCCAACAGCCCGATACGGTGATTCGCCAGGTGTTCGATCATGCCCGCGGCCACTGCGGCAGCAGCCGCGACTACCTCGCCAACACGCTGACCGCTCTGCGAGCCCGGGCGATGCCGGACCACCGCCTGGAAGCCACCTTCGCTCGCTGCGCGCGCTGA
- the ahpF gene encoding alkyl hydroperoxide reductase subunit F, giving the protein MLDANLKTQLKGYLERVTRPIEIVASLDDGDKSRELSTLLRDIESLSDKVSLREDGTDARRPSFSLGTPGKQIDLRFAGLPMGHEFTSLVLALLHVGGHPSKASEELIEQIQSIEGEYVFETYISLSCQNCPDVVQALNLMAVLNPNIRHTMIDGALFQDEVEKRQIMAVPTVFLNGENFGQGRMTVEEIVGRLDTGAAAREAEKLNAKQAYDVLVVGGGPAGAAAAIYAARKGIRTGVAAERFGGQVLDTLAIENFISVKETEGPKLAAALEEHVKQYDVEIMNLQTAEKLITAKEQGGLHEVLFANGASLKAKTLIVATGARWRKMNVPGELEYANKGVAYCPHCDGPLFKGKPVAVIGGGNSGVEAAIDLAGIVSHVTLIEFDTALRADAVLQRKLMSLPNVTVLTNALTTEVVGDGNKVSGLVYKDRASGEERTVELAGIFVQIGLVPNTDWLKGSIELSGRGEVIIDERGQTSSPGVFAAGDVTTVPYKQIVIAMGEGAKASLSAFDHLIRITAPA; this is encoded by the coding sequence ATGCTGGACGCCAATCTAAAAACTCAATTGAAGGGCTACCTGGAGCGGGTCACTCGTCCAATCGAGATCGTCGCGTCCCTGGATGACGGCGACAAGTCGCGTGAACTCTCCACCCTGCTCAGGGACATCGAGAGCCTCTCCGACAAGGTCAGCCTGCGCGAGGACGGCACCGACGCACGTCGGCCCTCTTTCTCCCTCGGCACCCCGGGCAAGCAGATCGACCTGCGCTTCGCCGGCCTGCCGATGGGCCACGAATTCACTTCGCTGGTGCTGGCGCTGCTGCACGTCGGCGGCCATCCCTCCAAGGCCAGCGAAGAGCTGATCGAACAGATCCAGTCGATCGAAGGCGAATACGTCTTCGAAACCTACATCTCGCTCTCCTGCCAGAACTGCCCCGACGTGGTCCAGGCGCTCAACCTGATGGCAGTGCTCAACCCGAACATCCGCCACACCATGATCGACGGCGCGCTGTTCCAGGATGAGGTGGAGAAGCGCCAGATCATGGCGGTGCCGACCGTGTTCCTCAACGGCGAGAACTTCGGCCAGGGCCGGATGACCGTCGAGGAGATCGTCGGCCGCCTCGATACTGGCGCCGCGGCCCGCGAGGCCGAGAAGCTCAATGCCAAGCAAGCCTATGACGTACTGGTGGTCGGCGGCGGTCCCGCTGGCGCGGCGGCGGCGATCTACGCCGCACGCAAGGGAATTCGCACCGGCGTCGCCGCCGAGCGCTTCGGCGGCCAGGTGCTCGACACCCTGGCGATCGAGAATTTCATTTCGGTCAAGGAGACCGAAGGACCGAAGCTCGCCGCCGCGCTCGAGGAGCACGTCAAGCAGTACGACGTCGAGATCATGAACCTGCAGACCGCCGAGAAGCTGATCACCGCGAAGGAGCAAGGCGGCCTGCACGAAGTGCTGTTCGCCAACGGTGCCTCGCTCAAGGCCAAGACGCTGATCGTCGCCACCGGTGCACGCTGGCGCAAGATGAACGTGCCCGGCGAGCTCGAGTACGCCAACAAGGGCGTCGCCTACTGCCCGCACTGCGATGGCCCGCTGTTCAAGGGCAAGCCGGTCGCGGTGATCGGCGGCGGCAACTCGGGAGTCGAGGCGGCGATCGATCTCGCCGGCATCGTCTCCCACGTCACTCTGATCGAGTTCGACACCGCGCTTCGCGCCGATGCGGTGCTCCAGCGCAAGTTGATGAGCCTGCCCAACGTCACCGTGCTGACCAACGCCCTGACCACCGAAGTGGTCGGTGATGGCAACAAGGTCAGCGGGCTGGTCTACAAGGACCGCGCGAGCGGAGAAGAGCGCACCGTCGAGCTGGCGGGGATCTTCGTCCAGATCGGCCTGGTGCCCAATACCGACTGGCTCAAGGGTTCTATCGAGCTCAGCGGCCGCGGTGAGGTGATCATCGACGAGCGCGGTCAGACCTCGTCTCCTGGGGTATTCGCCGCCGGCGACGTTACCACCGTGCCCTACAAGCAGATCGTGATCGCGATGGGTGAAGGCGCCAAGGCGTCGCTCTCCGCCTTCGACCACCTGATCCGGATCACCGCACCGGCCTGA
- a CDS encoding branched-chain amino acid aminotransferase, translating to MSSADIDWKTLGFDYIKTDLRYISHWKDGDWDEGQLTEDNKLHISEGSTALHYGQQCFEGLKAYRCKDGSINLFRPDQNAARMRRSCARLLMPAVSTEKFIDACKQVVRANEKFIPPYGTGGALYLRPFLIGVGDNIGVHSAPEFIFSVFATPVGAYFKGGMKPTNFIVSDYDRAAPNGTGAAKVGGNYAASLLPGLDAKNREFGDCIYLDPETHTKIEEVGSANFFAITEEGHFITPKSPSILPSITKYSLLELAKERLGLEVEEGDVFIDKLDGYKEAGACGTAAVITPIGGIQNGNDFHVFYSETEVGPVTKRLYEELVGIQYGDREAPAGWIVKVD from the coding sequence ATGAGCAGTGCAGATATCGATTGGAAAACGCTCGGCTTCGACTACATCAAGACCGATCTCCGCTACATCTCCCACTGGAAGGACGGTGACTGGGACGAGGGCCAGCTGACCGAGGACAACAAACTCCATATCAGCGAAGGCTCGACCGCGCTGCACTACGGCCAGCAGTGCTTCGAAGGGCTCAAGGCCTATCGCTGCAAGGACGGCTCGATCAACCTGTTCCGCCCCGACCAGAATGCAGCGCGCATGCGTCGCAGCTGCGCTCGCCTGCTGATGCCGGCGGTCTCGACCGAAAAGTTCATCGATGCCTGCAAGCAGGTGGTGCGTGCCAACGAAAAGTTCATCCCGCCCTACGGCACCGGCGGCGCACTCTACCTGCGCCCTTTTTTGATCGGTGTCGGTGACAACATCGGCGTCCATTCCGCACCGGAGTTCATCTTCTCGGTATTCGCCACGCCGGTCGGCGCCTACTTCAAAGGCGGCATGAAACCGACCAACTTCATCGTCTCCGACTACGATCGCGCAGCGCCCAACGGCACCGGCGCGGCCAAGGTCGGTGGCAACTACGCCGCCAGCCTGCTGCCCGGCCTGGATGCCAAGAACCGCGAGTTCGGCGACTGCATCTACCTCGATCCAGAGACCCATACCAAGATCGAGGAGGTGGGCTCGGCCAACTTCTTCGCGATCACCGAGGAGGGCCACTTCATCACCCCGAAATCGCCCTCGATCCTGCCGAGCATCACCAAGTACTCGCTGCTCGAGCTGGCGAAGGAGCGCCTGGGTCTTGAAGTCGAGGAAGGCGATGTCTTCATCGATAAGCTCGATGGCTACAAGGAGGCCGGCGCTTGCGGTACCGCGGCGGTGATCACGCCGATCGGCGGGATCCAGAACGGCAATGACTTCCATGTCTTCTACAGCGAGACCGAGGTCGGCCCGGTGACCAAGCGGCTCTACGAAGAACTGGTCGGTATCCAGTACGGCGATCGCGAAGCGCCCGCGGGCTGGATCGTCAAGGTCGATTGA